CGCGCATCCTCGAACCGGATCTCGCCCTTGACCGGCCCGCCGATGAGCTGGGGCAGGGGCTTTGCATCCGGCCGGTCGGTGATCGTCGCCGGCAGGTCGACCAGTTCGAACACCCGATGGGCGGCGGCCAGGCCTTCCTGGAGATTGGCGTTCAGATTGGCGAGGGTCTTGGCCGGGCGATAGGCCATCAGCAGGGCGGTCACGAACGAGAAGAAGGCCCCGGGCGTGGTCTCGCCCGCGACCACCTGTGATCCGCCATAGAAGATGACGAGGCCGACCGCCACGCCGCCCAGCGCCTCCATGATCGGTGAAGAGGCGGCACGGATGCGTTCGGCCTTGCCGGTCAGGCGGTAGATTTCCTCGACCGTCACGCCCATCCGCCGGGTTTCATAGCCCTCCATGCCATAGGCCTTGACGTGGCGGGCGCCCAGGAAGGTCTCTTCCAGAATGCCGGTCAGCCGGCCGATCTGGTCCTGGGCGCGGTCCGACACCTTGCGCATCCGCCGGCCCAGCTTCGCGATCGGCAGGATCGCGACCGGGAAGACCACGAAGGCGATGATCGCCAGCAGCCAGTCCTGCCAGAACATCAGCCCCACCAGGAAGATGACGGTCAGGCTTTCCTTGGCCAGGCTGGTGATCGCGGCGGCGGCGGATTTGCGCACCAGCTGCACGTCATAGGTGAAGCGCGCGATCAGCCGCCCCGATCCGGTGCGGTGGAAGAAGGCGAGATCGGCGGCCATCAGCCGCTGATACATCCGGTGCTGCAGATCGGCCACCACCCGGGTGCCCAGCCGTTCCATCAGCACCCGCTCGGCATAGGTCGCAAAACCATTGGCGGCGGCGATGGCGAGCACGGCGGCGGGCACCAGCAGCAGCATGGTCTCGTCGCGCTTCAGGAACACGTCGTCCAGCACCGGCTGCATCAGCCAGGCATTGGCGGCGGTTGCGGCCGCGGTCACGATCATCGCCCCGATCGCAAGCGCGATCCGCCGCCAATAGGGGCGCAGATGCTCGCGGGCGAGGCGGGTGATCAGGGCCCGGGTGCCGGCGGCACCTGCGGGGCGGGGAGACTTCGGCTTGCGGCGCGACATGGGGCGGGGATGGATCCCGTGAAGAGGCGGCGGCCGGCGGATGCGGTCGGCATCCGGCCGGCGCGGGTCATGGCTGCGGTTGTACGCCAGCCGGCGCCGGGCTTCCAGCCGCATCGACCGCAAGCCGGCCGATCAGGGCGGCATGCAGCGCCGGGTTTGCGGCGATCAGCGAGGGATGTTCAGTGGTGTCGGGCCTGGCATAGAGCAGGTCGCGGCCCTCGGCATCGGTCATCCGCCCGCCCGCCTCGGCGACGATCAGATCGGCGGCGGCGAGATCCCAATCGGCCTTGGGGCGCAGCGACACCGCGGCATCGAAGCGGCCGGCGGCGACCAGCGCCAGCTTGTAGGCGATGGAGCCGAGCGCGATGACCGCGCTGCCGTCCAGACCCGAACCCCAGCGGCGTTCATGAAGTTCCCGGCGCGAGACCAGCAGCCGGGCGGCCAGCGGATCGGCCCCCTCGCCCACCCGGCAGGGGATGCCGTTCAGCCGGCAGCCATGGCCGGCCACCGCCTCGAAAAACTCGCCCGTCGCCGGGTTGAAGACCTGGGCGATCACCGGGCGTCCGGCCTCGACCAGGGCGACCGAGATGGTGAATTCCGGCCGCCCGTCCACGAAGGCCCGGGTGCCGTCGATCGGATCCACCACCCAGATCCGCGGCCGGGCGCGTTCCGAGAGATGGGCGACGCTTTCCTCCGACAGCCAGCCATAGCCGGGCCTGGCATGGAGCAGATGGTCGCGCAGCACCGTGTCGATGGCGATGTCGACCTCGGTCACCGGATTGTCGCCGCCCTTGTCCCAGGTCACCGGTGCCTTGCCGAAGGCGTTCATGGCGATCCGCCCGCCCGTCCGCAACGCCCGCTCCAGCAGCAGGCGGTCGTCGACGAGGTCGGCCGGCAGGGCGCCGTCGGGCAGGGCGAACAGGGGCGGGGTCATCGGTGGCGGGCACTCCCGGTCGTGGATATGGGGTCGGCTGGTCGTCTCGCAGATCAGGCGCCGGCGACGGTCAGGCCGCCGACGGCGAGCGTCGGCGCATCGGTGCCGCTGCGGAATTCAAGATCGGAGGCGGGTTCCACCGACATCAGCATGTCCTGGATGCGCCCTGCAACCGTGATCTCGTTCACCGGATAGGCAATTTCGCCGTTCTCGATCCAGAAGCCTGCCACACCCTGGCTGAAATCGCCGGTGACGACGTTCACACCCGAGCCCATTGTTTCATCGACCAGCAGGCCGGTGCCGATCTTCGCAATCAGCTCGTCGCGGCTGAGCGCGCCCGGCGCCAGGTAAAGATTGCTCGAGGCCGGGCTGGGGGCCGATCCGGCGCCGCGGGCGGCATGGCCGGTGCTCTTCAGCCCCAGCTGACGGGCGGAGCGGCAGTCCAGCAGCCAGGATTTCAGCACCCCGCCTTCGACCACGGTCAGCGGCGCGCCGGCGATGCCCTCGCCGTCGAAAGGATGCGAGGCGGGGGCGCGCTCGCGGAACGGGTCGTCGATGATGGTGAAAGCGTCGCAGGCGATGCGCTCGCCCATCCGGTCCTTCAGGAAGCTGGTGCCGCGGGTGACCGCCGCCCCGTTGACGGCCGACGCGATGGCCGCGACCAGCATGCGCGACACCCGCCGGTCGAACACCACCGGCACCCGCGCGGTCTTCGGCCGGCGCGGGTTCAGCCGCGCCACCGTCCGCTCGCCTGCGATCCGGCCGATCGTCGCCAGATCGTCCATGTCGGCCACGAAGCGCTTCGAGGTGTATTCATGGCCGCGGACCATGTTCAGCCCCTCGCCCGCGATCACGCTGGCACCCACCGTGAAGCGGCTGGTGCGATAGGCGCCGCGGAAGCCGTTGGAGGCGGCGAGCGCGATCATGCTGTGGGACTGGGACGCGCCGGCGCCCTCGGAATTGGTCACGCCCTCGACCCCGCGGGCCGCCTCTTCGCAGGTCTCGGCCCAGGCGAGCAGATCCTCGGCGCTGAATTCGGTCGGGTCGTAGATCTCCAGCGCCGGAATCTCGCGCGCGATCTCGCCCGGCTCGGCCAGGCCCGCAAAGCGGTCCTCGGGCACGACATTGGCCATGGCGACCGCGCGCTCGGCCAGCGCGTCCAGGCTGCCGGGCCTGAGGTCCGCGGTCGAGACGATCGCCTGACGGCGCCCGACCAGGACCCTGAGCCCCAGATCGCCGCCATCCGACCGGGTCAGTTCCTCGATCTTGCCCAGCCGGCGCTGCACCGACAGCGCGCGGCTCTCGACCATCAGCGCATCGGCCTGGTCGGCACCGGCACGCTTCGCGCGCGCAATCAGGTCTTCGAGCAGGTCGAGAGCGTTTCCAAGTCCGGTATCGGTCATCTGGTCCTCGTGCGGCATCGTCCCGGGCCTTGGGGTGCATCGCCCGACGGGGTGCGCAGGCCCGAGGCCTAGATATGGGACGAAGCGGCGCGGAACACCAGCGCCACGGCACATGGAATGGTCGGCCGGTCAGCTGCGCGGCGGATAGACCTCGTGCGCCACATCGTCGATCACATAGGTGTCGAGCCCCTCGGGGCTCAACAGGCGCGACTCGACCGTGCCGTCCTCGTCCAGCAGGTGCAGCGTCGCCCCCAGCCGCTTTTCGCCCGGAATATCGGCCGGGGCGAGCTTGTCGACGATGAAGCCCGAGGAGGCGCCGAAGGCGAAGACCGTGCCGTCGCGACGGAAGATCCGGGCGGTGTGGAGATGGCCCGAGGCGACCAGCTTCACCGTGCCCCGGCGGATCGCCTCCACATAGCGGCCGCGTGCGCGGCCAGGCACGCTCCAATAGCCGCGGTCGTCTTCGTCGGGGTCGTTCAGGAACAGCGGCTTGTGCAGGAACAGCGCCACGGGGCGGCCGGTGGCCTCGGCCTCGGCCAGCACGTCGCCGGCCCAGTCCGCCTGCTCCGCCTCACGCGGGTGGCCCGATCCCATCAGCATGGCGTTCAGCCCGATCAGCCGCCACGGCCCGGCATCGCGCAGCCAGCGGTCCGGGCCGAAATAGGCTTCCCAGCGCGAGATGCGGAGATCGTTCACCGCCTGGACATGGTCGGGGTTCTCGCTGCCGACATCGTGATTGCCGGGCACGGCCGCCCAGGGCAGTTCCAGCCCGTCCATCAGCCAGCGGCAATGGGCCAGATCCTCCACCATATCGGCGCCGTCGACGGTCACGTCACCGGTGTGGACCACCAGGTCCGGTGCAATCGCCCGCGCCAGCGCCGCGACCGGCGCCCAGTTCGACGCGAAATGCGGCTTGGTGGGGCTGATATGGGTGTCGGTGATCTGGAGGATGCGCAGCATGCGAAGGTCATCCGTGGCCATGGACGGGACGGAAGACACTAGCATGGATGCGTGGCAGCTTCGCGACGGTCGGGCAGTCGTCGTGTACGAAGGGCGGGTGTGCGCTTCCGACCGGCTCAGCCGGCCAGCCTCTGGCGCCGCGCTTCCTCGTCAGCCAGGACGCGCTGCGTCATGGCGCGCAACCGCCGTGAGACCGCTTCATCCGTCTCACTTGGCGGCAGGGCTTCAAAGATCCTGCGCAGATCCGCGACAAGGGAGGGTTCTGCCCGGGTATCGTTGATCTGATAAATTCGCTTGTTCATCTGTCAGCGCCTGATTTTGGCGGGTGATCACCGGGAGTAGACGTCAAGTTAGGATGCTATGTCGGTTTATTCAATGACTTCCTGCGTGGCAACACCGCCGGATCGGGAGGCTTGACGGCCCGGACGCCTGCCAGTGACAGAAAGAAGCTGTTCTTGGACCGCCCATCGATGGATATCTGTTGACGATGCTCGCGGACAAGGCACAAGGCGAGAGCCTGATCGTCCGGGCCGATCGCCAGTTCCTGTGCCAGGCCACCAGGTTGTTTCCAGAGTGCGATCGTGCGGATCTTCGGCGTGCCGGCTTGGTGCTGCCGGTCGATCAGGGCCGTGGACGTGAAGGTCAGGACCGACGAGCCCGGATCCTCGGCAAGGACGGTGGCATATCGGCCCGGCCAACGTTTCTCGAGTTGCGGTCCGTCCATCAGCAGCGCCACGACGAGACTGGGGCCGATGGCGTTGATCACCGGCAGGACAGGGTCGAAGCGGGCGAGATCTTCACAGATGAGAACCGCCAGGGACAGGTCATTGTCGATCACGCTGAAATGGCAGGTCCTGCCACTCACGTCGATGTATTCCCACCATTCATGCGTGGGGTCGAGAACGTGCCCCATATGGTAGCGCCGGATCTGATCACCGTTGAGCTTCCAGCGATGGTGCTTGCTCTGCGTCCAGCTGCGTTGGACGGCGCCGTCTGCCGTCGACGCGGTGAAGGCGAGATTGCGTGGCATTGCCTCGGAGTTGGCGGGCTTGCCGATGGCGCCGGAGATGAAGAGCTGCAGCCGCGGATGGCGTCGTGCGACCTCTTTCGCCAAGTCCTCTGCGATCTCGGTCGGCAGGGCGCATTCCGGAAGAAAGACGGCATGAATCTCGCCCAGTTCCTTCTCGCCTGCCTGGATCAGGCCGGCGATCATAACGGCCAGTTTTGAGACGTTGGTTGGCCCGGAGAGGGCATCATCATAGCCTGCGACATCGACGGTGAAGTATCCGGGTTCTTCCGCGTCTCTACGCTCGGCCTTGAACAGGCTGCCATTCACGCGTGCGGGCCACGGTATCAACAGGATGCCGAGTGGTCCGTGATGTTCCGGATCAGTCGCGAGGCCTGAGATAAGCCAGTTGGCTTCCACCATGCTCCGGGGCGGCAGCAAAGCCAGATTGTGCGACATCGACCGTAACGTGCAGCCGACATCGGGAAGCCGGCTTTTCGGGAAGACGACGGCCTCCAGCGGCGTGACGGCAAGCGTCAGGCTCTGCGGGAAATGCGGTAGTTTCGGCATAACCGCAGATGCAGCCGCCGCATCCCGCGTCGTGTAGGCGGGTTCCGCCGCAATGGTTGCACCGAGCACTGCCCGCGTGAACGGGGATATTCTGTCCGGGGACGGCCCGTTGGCAGGCGCGTGGGTCTTTGGAACAAATCCCATCCCTTCTGCCGCTTCATCTGCGATGCACATCAACGTGATCAGCTTGCGGGCAAGGGGATGGGAAGGCGCCGTGTGGGCCAGAGCCTGGAGATCGACGTGATCTGCGCTGCCTGTGACCTCGTGCCACAATCGCTTGGTGTACGAGTCCGGCACGCCTTTGTCGCGCCAGCCGCGTCCGGCGGCTCGGATGGAACTTTTTTCAGACGAGGCCATCGAGGCATGCGTCGATTGATGAGCGTAAAGCCAGGCATGTGAGTAGAGGCCCGTACGCTCGATCAGTGTTGCAGTGACGCCAAACAGATCCGGAGGCCATTCCGGGCAGGTCGACCAATCCGGATCGTCGCCACCCGGATTTGTTCCCGAGGGCATCATGTTTCTGATCACGGCCCCGATCGTCGTCATGCAGGCTCCCTGGACCCCGGTTTCCAGGAAGGTACGATGACACGGGGCCGGGGGTTCATCAACCGCGGCGTTCGTGCTTCAGTCCTTCACCGGCTTCCAGATCGCCTGCCCCGATCCCGGCAGCCCCAGCTTCGGCCAGATCTGGTCGATCCGGTCGATGACCGCCTGGTCCATGCGCAGCTCCTTGCCCCATTCGCGCTTCGTCTCGGGCGGCCATTTGTTGGTGGCATCCAGGCCGATCTTGGAGCCGAGGCCGGATTCGGGGCTTGCGAAGTCCAGATAGTCGATGGGGGTGTTCTCGATGACGGTGATGTCGCGCGCCGGGTCCATGCGGGTCGACATCGCCCACATCACGTCCTTCCAGTCGCGCGCATTGATGTCGTCATCCACGACGATCACCCATTTGGTGTACATGAACTGGCGCAGATACGACCACACCCCCATCATCACCCGCTTGGCATGGCCCGGATAGGCCTTGCGCATCGACACCACGGCGATGCGGTAGGAACAGCCCTCGGGCGGCAGCCAGAAGTCGACGATTTCCGGGAATTGCTGGCGGATCAGCGGGATGAACACCTCGTTCAGCGCCTCGCCCAGCACCGAGGGCTCGTCCGGCGGCCGGCCGGTGAAGGTGGAGAGATAGATCGGCTGGCGGCGCATGGTCACCGCCGTCACCCGGAAGACCGGGAAGGGCTCGACATTGTTGTAATAGCCGGTGTGGTCGCCATAGGGCCCCTCGTCGCCGTAATCGTCGAGGCTGACCTCGCCTTCCAGCACGATTTCGGCCGTGGCCGGCACCTTCAGCGGCTGGCTGACCGCATCGACCAGCTCCACCTTGCGGCCGCGCAGCAGGCCGGCGAACTGGTATTCCGACAGCGTGTCGGGGACGGGCGTCACGGCGGCCAGGATCGTGCCCGGATCGGCGCCGATCACCGCCGCAGCCGGCAGCGGCTCGCGCTTGTTCAGCCCCCAGCGGCGATGATGCTGGGCGCCGCCGCGATGGCGCAGCCAGCGCATCAGCGTGCGATCCCGCCCCAGCACCTGCATGCGGTAGATGCCGAGATTGTAGCCGTCGGTCTTTTCGCCCCCGGGGCCGCGGGTCACCACCAGCGGCCAGGTGATCAGCGGTGCCGGCTCCCCCGGCCAGCAGGTCTGGACCGGCAGTCGGGTGAGGTCGATCTCGTCGCCGCGCAGGACCACCTCCTGCACCGGCGCGCGCGAGACCGTCTTCGGCCGCATCGCCATCACCGTCTTCATCAGCGGCAGCATGTCCAGCGCCTCGCGCCAGCCGCCCGGCGGTTCGGGCTGGCGCAGGAAGGCCAGCGTCTCGCCCACGCCGCGCAGCTGCGGCGGTTCCCGGTCCATGCCCCAGGCGACCCGTTCCACCGTACCGAACAGATTGACCAGCACCGGCATGGTCGACAGGCTGCCATCCGGCATCACCGGCTTTTCGAACAGCACCGCCGGGCCGCCTTCGGCCAGCAGCCGGGTCTGGATCTCGGTCATCTCGAGCACGGTGGAGACCGGCTCGTGAACCCGGACCAGACGGCCGGTGGCCTCCAGACGGGCCATGAAGTCGCGCAGGCTGTCATAGGGCATCGGCGGCGGCCTCGCTTCGGCTTTCGGGCGTGTGCGGACTTGACCCGTCCCGGGGGCCGCGGTCAAGTGCAGAGGCGATGTTCAGATGGTCATGGAGCAGATGATGGCGGCGAAGGATCCCGAGACAAGTCCCGACGCCCCGGCCGGCTTCAAAGGATGGCTGCGGGGCATCTGGGCGCGGTTCGACCTGATCGACCGCCAGCTGGTCAAGGTGGCGGGTGCCGTTCTGGTCATCCTGATCCTGCGCCCGTTCCTGCCGCCCGCGGTCGACATGCCGGCCGGCGCCTGGATCCTGGCCCTCGCCCTGCTTCTGGCCCGGCCGCTCGCCCGGCTCATCCGCCGAGGGGGACCTGGCGGGCCAGGATGATGGTGGCGAGCAGGATCAGCCCCATGTCGCGGTTGGACTTGAACAGTTTCAGGCACAGCGCCGGATCGTCGATGTCCAGCCTGCGGATCTGCCAGAAGAGGTGAGAGCCGGTGAAGGCCATGGCCAGCACCCAGCCGGCGCCGAAACCGGCCTGGAGCCCGGCCGCGACCGTGAAGCCCCAGAAGATCAGATAGAACACCGCCACCGCCGGCTTCGTGCGCCGGCCCAGGGCGAGGGCGGTGGATTTCACCCCGACCAGCAGGTCGTCCTCGCGGTCCTGATGGGCATAGATCGTGTCGTAGCCGAGCGTCCAGAAGATGCCGCCTGCATAGAGCAGCAGCCCCGGCGTCATGGCCGCCAGATCCCCGGCCCCGCTGGCCGCCGCCCAGCCGACCAGGGCCGCCCAGTTGAAGGTGAGGCCCAGCCAGGCCTGCGGCCAGTAGGTGATCCGCTTCATGAACGGGTAGGGCACGATCAGCGCCAGCGAGGCGAGGCCGATGACGATCGCCGGCACCGGCAGCATCACCAGCACCGCCAGGCCCACCAGCCCCTGCGGCACCAGGAAGAGCAGCGCCTGCAGCGGCGTCACCCGGCCGCTCGGGATCGGGCGGCTGCGGGTGCGTTCCACCTTCGCATCGTAATGACGGTCGGCCAGATCGTTGATCGTGCAGCCGAAACCGCGCATGGCCACGGCGCCGACCAGAAAGGCCGCCATCAGCAGCAGGTCGGGCAGGCCGCCCTGGGGTGCTGCCAGCGCAATCGCCCACCAGCCGGGCAGCAGCAGCAGCCACCAGCCGATCGGCCGGTCCCAGCGCGCCAGCAGCGCATAGGGCTTCAGCCCCTCGGGCAGCAGGCGCATCAGCCCCTTGTCGGCGTGGATGTCGGTATGACCGGTCCTGGACTTCGCGGCCGGTTCGGCCATGGCGCTGGCTCCTCGGGCTCTGGCTCCTCATGCCGGTTTATCCGTTGGGCGCAGGGTTGCCAAGCGCGGCAATGCATCGGCTTGGGCTTCAAACCCGTGGTCAGGGGCGCTATAGCTCTTGGGGAGAAGAGCCGATACGGAGATCCCATGGCCGCCGATGCGCCCCGCCTCTACCTCGATCCCGACCGTCTGACCGGGCCCATGACCCCGGGGGCCGAGCTGCTGCTCGACGAGGATCAGGCCCATTATCTTCGGGCGGTGATGCGGCGCGAGACCGGGGCGGCCCTTGCCCTGTTCAACGGCCGGGACGGCGAATGGGCGGCGGAGCTGGTGGCGGTGGGCAAGCGCGGCGCGGCCGCGCGTCTGGTGGCGCAACACCGCCTGCCAGCGCCCGAACGGCGGCTGGAACTGGTGATGGCCCCGGTCAAGCGCGGCCCGGTGGAGTTTGCGGTCGAAAAGGCGACCGAGCTTGGCGTCACCGCGATCCGCTTTGCGGTTACCCGGCGCACCGTGGTCGACCGGCTGCGCATGGACCGGCTTGCCGCCATCGCGCGCGAAGCGGCCGAGCAGTGCGAACGGCTGACCGTGCCTTCTATCCATGCCCCGGAACCGCTGGATACCGTGCTGGACCGTCTGGACGACCTGCCGGTCGTCTTCGGCGACGAGACCGGCGCCGGGCGTCCGGCCGCGGCCGTCGCGGCCATGCTGGGCGATGGTCCGGCCGGGCTGCTGACGGGGCCCGAGGGCGGCTTCGATCCGGCCGAGCTTGACCGGCTTCGTGCCCGGCCCCATCTGACCGCGATCGGCCTGGGGCCGCGCGTGCTCAGGGCGGAAACCGCGGTCATCGCGGGGCTTGCCGTCCTGCAGGCCCTGGCGCCGGATGGCGGTGGCGCCCGCCACCGACCCGGGCCGCCGACTTCCCTGCCGGGCTGACGCCCGGCCAGAAGACCCGTTTCAGGGGCGCCCTGCATGCGGCGCCCCCGGTGCCGCCGAAGGCGGTGCCGTCCGGTCCGGCCCTGCCGGGCCGCATGCCCCGCCGGCCGGTCATCACGATCAGGGTGGCGGGCGCTCTTCCCGCCGACAGACGCCCGTCTGCCGGATCCGACACCCGGAGGCCGCCCGTCCCATGCAGACGCTCATTCTGCCGCTTCTCGACGACATCCTCGCGTCCCAGGCCGACAAGGTCACCGCCTGGTTCGACGCCCGGTTCGCCGAGACCCCGGCACTTCCCTATGCCTCGGTCGATCTGCGCCATTCGGGCGTCAAGATCGCCCCGGTCGACACCAACCTGTTCTCGGCCGGGTTCAACAATATCTCCCGTGCCGCCCGCGGCCGGGCCGCCGAACGGTTCAAGACCCATCTGGCGCGGGTGGCGCCCGATGGCCGGCGGCTGCTGATCGTGCCCGAGAACCACACCCGCAATCTGCACTACCTTGAAAACGTGCGGGTGCTGGCCGGGATCATCGAACAGGCCGGCTGGGAGGTCCGTCTCGGCAGCCTGATGTACGACCTGGACGAGGCGATGGTGCTGGAGACGGCGACCGGTGCCGATATCCGGGTCGAGCCGCTGCGCCGCGAGGACGGCCGGATCGGCACCGCCGACGGTTTCGTGCCCGATGTGGTGCTGATGAACAACGACATGACCGCGGGCGCGCCCTCGATCCTGGTCGATCTGGAACAGCCGGTGATCCCGCCGCTGTCGCTCGGCTGGTATCGCCGGCGCAAGAGCGGCCATTTCTCGGCCTATGCCCAGGTCGCCGACGCCTTCGCCGAAGAATTCGACATCGATCCCTGGCTGGTCCAGGCGCTGTGGCACCAGTGCGGCCAGATCAATTTCCGCGAAAAGGCCGGCCTCGGCTGCGTCGCCCGCGGCGTCGACAAGGTGCTGCATCTGACCCGCGAGAAGTACCGGCAATACGGCATCGAAAGCGACCCCTATGTCTTCGTGAAGGCCGACAGCGGCACCTATGGCATGGGTGTCATGACCGCGCGGTCGGGCGAGGACATCCTGGAGATGAACAAGAAGACCCGCCACAAGATGAACGTCATCAAGGAAGGTGCCCTCAACACCGAGGTCATCGTTCAGGAGGGCGTGCCGACGGTCGACCTGATCGAGGGCGAAAGCGCCGAGCCGGTGATCTATCTGGTCGACGGCCGGGCGGTCGGCGGGTTCTACCGGGTCAACAAGGGCCGGGGCGAGTATGACAGCCTGAACGCCATGGGCGCCTATTTCACCCAGATGTGCGACGAGGTCGAACCGCGGATCGAGCCTGCGGGCAATGGCGGCGACGCGCCCTGTCCCTTCCGGGTCTTCGGCGTGCTGGGCAGCCTGGCGGCCCTGGCCGCGGCGCGCGAGCAGGTCATCTGACCCGCCCCGACGGCAGTCGGAGGCATGGGACGACAGAAGACATGGGACGACAGAACACGGGAGGCCCGACGGCCTCCCGTGTTGCGTTTCTGCCGATGATGAAACATATGCAACGCGAATGTTTCAGTAAAACGGACGTTGCATCCACGATTTCAGCGGCCTAGCATCATCCGGACCCCCCGCATCATCCGGATGAGACGCCATGTCCGAGATCCCGCTGCGCCGCAACCGCGCCCAGTCCCGCGTGCTTCACCGGGCTTCCGCCGCCGAGCCTGCCGTCGCCGTGGGCGGCGAGGGCTGCTGGCTGATCGACCAGGACGGCCGCCGCTATCTGGATGCCTCGGGCGGGGCCGCCGTCTCGTGCCTGGGTCATGGCGATCCGCGGGTCCGGGCCGCGATCCTGGCCCAGCTGGACCGGGTCGCCTTCGCCCATACCGGCTTCTTCACCAACGAACCCATGGAGCGTCTGGCCGATCTGCTGTCCGAGGCGGCACCTGAGGGCTTCGGCAAGGTCTGTTTCGTCTCGGGCGGGTCCGAGGCGATCGAGAGTGCGCTCAAGATCGCCCGGCAGCATGCGGTGGAGCGGGGCGATCCGGCCCGCACCCGGGTGATCGCCCGCCGGCAGAGCTATCACGGCAACACGCTGGGGGCCCTGTCCGCCACCGGCAATGTCGGCCGGCGCCGGCCCTTTCTGCCCTGGGTGATGGGCGATGTGGTCCATGTCGCCCCCTGCCATGCCTATCGCTATCGCCTGCCCGGAGAGAGCGACACCGAATACGGCGC
This genomic interval from Tistrella mobilis contains the following:
- the msbA gene encoding lipid A export permease/ATP-binding protein MsbA — its product is MSRRKPKSPRPAGAAGTRALITRLAREHLRPYWRRIALAIGAMIVTAAATAANAWLMQPVLDDVFLKRDETMLLLVPAAVLAIAAANGFATYAERVLMERLGTRVVADLQHRMYQRLMAADLAFFHRTGSGRLIARFTYDVQLVRKSAAAAITSLAKESLTVIFLVGLMFWQDWLLAIIAFVVFPVAILPIAKLGRRMRKVSDRAQDQIGRLTGILEETFLGARHVKAYGMEGYETRRMGVTVEEIYRLTGKAERIRAASSPIMEALGGVAVGLVIFYGGSQVVAGETTPGAFFSFVTALLMAYRPAKTLANLNANLQEGLAAAHRVFELVDLPATITDRPDAKPLPQLIGGPVKGEIRFEDARFGYGADGAPALDGLDLVVPAGKRVALVGASGAGKSTVINLIPRFYDLDGGRLTIDGADVRAVTMASLRAAIALVSQEVTLFNDSVAANIAYGRPDATRDDIEAAARDAAAHDFIMALPKGYDTPVGEHGSSLSGGQRQRISIARAMLKNAPILLLDEATSALDTESERAVQDALTRLMAGRTVVVVAHRLSTVVDADLICVMDRGRVIEQGSHGELIAQGGAYARLHALQFADQSETPVGHIDVEDAAGAAAPAVRKG
- a CDS encoding 3'(2'),5'-bisphosphate nucleotidase CysQ: MTPPLFALPDGALPADLVDDRLLLERALRTGGRIAMNAFGKAPVTWDKGGDNPVTEVDIAIDTVLRDHLLHARPGYGWLSEESVAHLSERARPRIWVVDPIDGTRAFVDGRPEFTISVALVEAGRPVIAQVFNPATGEFFEAVAGHGCRLNGIPCRVGEGADPLAARLLVSRRELHERRWGSGLDGSAVIALGSIAYKLALVAAGRFDAAVSLRPKADWDLAAADLIVAEAGGRMTDAEGRDLLYARPDTTEHPSLIAANPALHAALIGRLAVDAAGSPAPAGVQPQP
- a CDS encoding TldD/PmbA family protein — its product is MTDTGLGNALDLLEDLIARAKRAGADQADALMVESRALSVQRRLGKIEELTRSDGGDLGLRVLVGRRQAIVSTADLRPGSLDALAERAVAMANVVPEDRFAGLAEPGEIAREIPALEIYDPTEFSAEDLLAWAETCEEAARGVEGVTNSEGAGASQSHSMIALAASNGFRGAYRTSRFTVGASVIAGEGLNMVRGHEYTSKRFVADMDDLATIGRIAGERTVARLNPRRPKTARVPVVFDRRVSRMLVAAIASAVNGAAVTRGTSFLKDRMGERIACDAFTIIDDPFRERAPASHPFDGEGIAGAPLTVVEGGVLKSWLLDCRSARQLGLKSTGHAARGAGSAPSPASSNLYLAPGALSRDELIAKIGTGLLVDETMGSGVNVVTGDFSQGVAGFWIENGEIAYPVNEITVAGRIQDMLMSVEPASDLEFRSGTDAPTLAVGGLTVAGA
- a CDS encoding metallophosphoesterase family protein encodes the protein MLRILQITDTHISPTKPHFASNWAPVAALARAIAPDLVVHTGDVTVDGADMVEDLAHCRWLMDGLELPWAAVPGNHDVGSENPDHVQAVNDLRISRWEAYFGPDRWLRDAGPWRLIGLNAMLMGSGHPREAEQADWAGDVLAEAEATGRPVALFLHKPLFLNDPDEDDRGYWSVPGRARGRYVEAIRRGTVKLVASGHLHTARIFRRDGTVFAFGASSGFIVDKLAPADIPGEKRLGATLHLLDEDGTVESRLLSPEGLDTYVIDDVAHEVYPPRS
- a CDS encoding UbiD family decarboxylase is translated as MPYDSLRDFMARLEATGRLVRVHEPVSTVLEMTEIQTRLLAEGGPAVLFEKPVMPDGSLSTMPVLVNLFGTVERVAWGMDREPPQLRGVGETLAFLRQPEPPGGWREALDMLPLMKTVMAMRPKTVSRAPVQEVVLRGDEIDLTRLPVQTCWPGEPAPLITWPLVVTRGPGGEKTDGYNLGIYRMQVLGRDRTLMRWLRHRGGAQHHRRWGLNKREPLPAAAVIGADPGTILAAVTPVPDTLSEYQFAGLLRGRKVELVDAVSQPLKVPATAEIVLEGEVSLDDYGDEGPYGDHTGYYNNVEPFPVFRVTAVTMRRQPIYLSTFTGRPPDEPSVLGEALNEVFIPLIRQQFPEIVDFWLPPEGCSYRIAVVSMRKAYPGHAKRVMMGVWSYLRQFMYTKWVIVVDDDINARDWKDVMWAMSTRMDPARDITVIENTPIDYLDFASPESGLGSKIGLDATNKWPPETKREWGKELRMDQAVIDRIDQIWPKLGLPGSGQAIWKPVKD
- the ubiA gene encoding 4-hydroxybenzoate octaprenyltransferase, with protein sequence MAEPAAKSRTGHTDIHADKGLMRLLPEGLKPYALLARWDRPIGWWLLLLPGWWAIALAAPQGGLPDLLLMAAFLVGAVAMRGFGCTINDLADRHYDAKVERTRSRPIPSGRVTPLQALLFLVPQGLVGLAVLVMLPVPAIVIGLASLALIVPYPFMKRITYWPQAWLGLTFNWAALVGWAAASGAGDLAAMTPGLLLYAGGIFWTLGYDTIYAHQDREDDLLVGVKSTALALGRRTKPAVAVFYLIFWGFTVAAGLQAGFGAGWVLAMAFTGSHLFWQIRRLDIDDPALCLKLFKSNRDMGLILLATIILARQVPLGG
- a CDS encoding 16S rRNA (uracil(1498)-N(3))-methyltransferase, which gives rise to MAADAPRLYLDPDRLTGPMTPGAELLLDEDQAHYLRAVMRRETGAALALFNGRDGEWAAELVAVGKRGAAARLVAQHRLPAPERRLELVMAPVKRGPVEFAVEKATELGVTAIRFAVTRRTVVDRLRMDRLAAIAREAAEQCERLTVPSIHAPEPLDTVLDRLDDLPVVFGDETGAGRPAAAVAAMLGDGPAGLLTGPEGGFDPAELDRLRARPHLTAIGLGPRVLRAETAVIAGLAVLQALAPDGGGARHRPGPPTSLPG